In Lepus europaeus isolate LE1 chromosome 19, mLepTim1.pri, whole genome shotgun sequence, the genomic window gccggccccttaatATTCTTTAAAGTACACTGAATGGAAAGAGCTTGGACACAAAAATGATGTAAACTGCATCAGTTGAATTTATGTGAAATTCCAGAAAAGGCAGAACTATGGTGACAGGAAACAGATCTGTGGTTCCTACTAGAGCGTGGGAGATTGAGAAGGAGCTTGAACAAACTTTCTGGAATCAACAGGTATTTGACAAGAGTGAGTGAGCAGAACACTAAAATTCTGACTATTTCACTGTATGTATGTGCACCTCAAAAATGTAAacgagaaaaagaaaaggcaaccaACCATTGAATTTGGGAGATAATTTTCTTCCAAAGAAGTCTCTGTTGCTGCTTCTCAACCTCTCCAGTACCTTTGTTTTCAGTCTTTGTCACTTGAGACATTTTTCTAGGTATATGGTGGTATTTTATTGCAGTTTTAGTTTGTGTTTTCCCAACAATTAGTGAAGTTGAGCACGTTTTCATGTCTATTGGGCCTTTGGATCttatctttttgaaatatttatccattcttctatTGGAATGTGTATTTGTAGGAGTTACATATTCTgaaatacatgtgtgtatatatgagtaTTATATATCATATCTTCCCCCACTATAGATTTCATTCTCAATGGTGTCTTTTCATGAATAGATATTCATAATTTTAATATGCTcaaattattattacttttttcatCATTAGTGTCTTGTGTCCACTTCAGGGTCACAAGGACATTCTCATGTTTTCTTATTGACTTTTAAAACGCAGAGAAGCAGTCCAactgaaatttgttttttgttcatgatgggaggagagaacaaaTCGAGTTTTTTCCATGTCGCTATCCCACTGAcctagcaccattttttgaaaggTGCATGTTCTGAGGACTTGTAAAGAAGTGTTTTCTGTCCATACCTATCCGCACAAACACTGGGAGCGCCTCGCGTGGTTCTGCGCTCTCCCGTTGGCGCGCAGCACTGTCCACACGGCCTGCTGGCGCCGCATGGGCCGTGCCTGTGTTGCAGGAGGCACCGTGAACACGTTAGCAGACCTCTGTGAAGGTACACTGGGCCGTCCCCGCTTTGTCGCTGTTATTTCTGAGGTGCCGAAATGGACGCTTTGTCCCGCCTGCCGGAGGATAACTCGCGGGAGGAGGGCTGCGGGCCCTCAGCGCACACCTGCCCCGCTGCTGGCCGCTGTGAGGCCTGCAGTGtcgccccagccctgggctcaccGACAGGGGCCACCTTAAATCTGCCCTGGGCCAGGAGACGCTGTCATGTCCAGTTCTCTTTACAGCTCTGTGCACCCTTACTAGCTATTTAATTCACTTGTTTGTTCGTTCGTTGGTTTTTGGGCTGTTTCTTCGGGAGTTTGTAGTTTTGCGGCCACCACGTCCGGAAAAGACCAGCCCCGCCCCAAACCCACGCCCACGTCTCCACCCtcgaggggcggggccagggcgctCCGGCTGCGCGCGCAGCTGCTGTTGCCATAGCAGCCGGGCGGGGCGGGAGACGGGGGCTTCCCAGCTCCGGTATCCCGCGGAGAAACGAAACCTAAGGGAGAGAAGTCCCCGGCGCTGCGTAACGTTGACGCCGTGACGCAAGCCCCGCCTGGAGGGCGCGTGCGCAGTGTGGCCGTGAGGGCCCTCGGGCGGCCGCGGCGGGCGTTCGGTGACAGCGTGACCTGCAGGTGGGTCCGGGTACCACGAGGAGCAGCCCCCCATCCTCCTGGCCGGCAACCCCGCTGTGCAGGGGCTGGGTGCGCCGAGGACCCAAAGGAGCGACCACCCCGGGAAGCATCCCCGGGGGCGGAAATGGAGACTGGTGCCCTCGCGTGAGGCGGGCGAGTGGAAGCGCCGCGGCTCCAGACGGTGGGTTCCCTGGTGGGCGCGAGCCAAGGTAATCCAGAACGGGTCCAGAGCCCGGGTCCTCCTCCCACTTTGCGGGGTGCGAGACAGGAGCCGGGACGGGGTGCTCTCCACTCACTTCCGCCCCTGGAAATGAGTTCTTGGGGTGCCCCGAGGCCATGGTGAGCGCGGGAGACACACTTGGGTCGCTGGGAGCAGAAGTTGGTCGAAGCACTTCTGTAACTCCTTTCCGAGTGTGGACCGGAGAGGGAACAGCTGTGCGGGTTTCACGTTGGGCTCGGGGAGTTTACAGGTGTTCCCTTTGCGGCTTCGGGCGGGGCGCTACACGCCTTCCTGCGGGAGTCCGCAGCATAAGCAGAGTGTTTCTGGCCCACGCAGCGGAATGATGATGCCACAAAGCCCTGTGGAGTGCTTAGTGCACAGAACATGATTCCCAGACATTCTGCGAACCACACGCCGCGGGCAGCGGAGATGGACTGTGGGTTGGAAGGAAGGGGGTGCCGTGGGAGATGGGGAATGCGAGAGGCAGTTGGAAGTGAGCAAGACAGGCTAGGCCTCCGCTTACTGGGGGGTGAGGGAATGAGGCAGAGGGTCCGGCCGCTGCAAGGCCTTGGGCCTGGAAGGTGCCTGGGGTCTTGCAGAGCGGCTGCAGCAGAGTGAGGGAGGGGCGTGATGATGATAAGTGGCACGCAGCCGGGGCGCCGTCAGGAAGCATGGGTGTGTTGGGTCGCCGTAGTTGTCCTCCGGTGCAGGTAGTTCTATAGATTTCACAGCCCACCTCTAGCCTTTGGTTGATAAATGACTGAAATGCAGCTTTTTCCAAAACCTAGTCGAGATGCAAGCATGGTGGCGGTGCCGGTGGCCAGTAGGCACCGTGTAGTTAAGACAGAAGAGGTTGTAATGGACTTCACTGGCCCTTGTTGAGGATTTCAGTGAGTACAGAAGGGCCTCGCTGTCGCTTTCAGAATTGTCTAAGTATGAGCAACTAACAGTGCAAAACAAAACCGAAACTCCAAAGTGAGAAGAGATGTTGATGGGTAATCCCGACTGAGAGCAACTTTTTACACGCAATTTGTACACACCTTGTGGCAAACAAACTGCTACTAAGTTACAGTAACGACACCTGTTAGTTCAGGGAGTCCACACACCGGTAATGTGGACAGGCCTCTAAATAATTGAAACATAAAAAGGTGAAAACTGCTCCAAAATCTCAATACAAAAGTAAATGCTAGTAGAATACCGTCACCTGGATATTGTTGTACTTATTATGTCAgtagcacattttaaaaagtattttaaaagtttattcatgaggcagagagagagcgagcaaccATCTGCTAGCTGATTCCGCAAATCCCCACAAaggcaggaactgggccagggtgaagctcagagccaggaactcagtcccggtttcccacatgggtggtagggactcagttATTTAAActttcacctgttgcctcccagggtccccattagcaggaagctggaactgacggtggagccagggcttggagccaggtgctgggaTTGGGAGCGTGGACACCTTCAGTGCTAGGCCATCTGTCCTAGCTGCTCATTTCTGTTTCCCAAACATTTGTCAGTTCTTCCACATTGAACGAATTTAGATTGAACAGGGTATGCTCAGTGAGTACAGAAGTCATGATTGAGTCACTTACTGGTGACCGTCACATGGACAGGTGTGTAAGACTGCTGCTTTTTCTGCTGGAACTCGAACTTTTCCAGCCCACAGCATTCAGCCATTCTTCCTCTTATTCTCCTTTCTCTAGGGGATGGGTGTTCTTGGTTTCTTAGGCAGCGTTAGATAGAATATAGAGTGActgtatatttaataaaaatactttttcattttaaggTTATGCTGCCAAAGTATGGTAAGGAGTTTTAGGAGCAAGAAGAAATAATGAGACTTTAGAGTGTGGAGCTGACCAGCCATATGAGAGACAGGAATCTGAAGTTGAGAGACATGCCAAGGTGAACTGTTCGTCAGTTTCAGCAACAGGCAGAAGGAGACTAGAGTTCAGGTGCCAACAGTTTACAAGCAGTATAATGGTGAGTTTGGTTGGGGCCTGTATTGGTGATTGGAACTACCAAagttgtgtgtttattttaaggGTGAACTCTTCATAGAGGAACTATTCAGCAGTTTTAGCAGCCCCAGTAGCAAATTAAGTGGCTTTTGGTAGGGTAGCAGGACCAAGTACCAGGTTCATGTGCAGGATCTTTTCCTAGAAGGAGATAAGGTATGGAAGGAATGGAAAAACGCTAAAAACCTCTTTTCAGAGCTTGATTGAAGGTCATGTTCGGGGATGAATCTCTGAGACCATGTGATTGGTGTCACAGCCTTGGGGAGAGAACTGTGGGGGAGGATCTGGATGGGTTGTTACTGTGATAGTAATAGCTGCTGTTCACTGATGAATATTCTTTGGTATGTACTTCTTATATGCCATTGTGTTTTACCCTCTTAAGAAAACGTCaatcttttaaataagaaacTGAATTCCACAATGTAAAGTAGTTTGCCCAAGGTGGCTTACTAAGCTtcgagtggcagagctggaatttgaacccaagtCTGTTGAATATCAAAgccactactctttttttttttttttattacagattGTTGAGTTATGTAACAGTTTGTGCTGGCATTGCCATCCCATTTTGTGGGGTGTGTCGTGAGTGTGATGAGATTTGCTGCTGCCGCTGAGACATGACTCACTAATAAATTTGATTCATATGATTATGTGCTTTCTCTTCCCAGATTTTAACTGGACTTGAAAATGAGTAAGAGCAGAAAGCCAGCAGTGCAGCAGATGCCAGGCCCAGAGGCCTTCAGCCCAGATGTGCTCGCTGACATTTTTGAGCTCTTCACCAAGAACTTTACTTATGGAAAGCCACTTGATGATGAGTGGCAGTTACCAGGTCCTCAAGAGATGTTCACCAGTGAACACACGGAATTTACTGCCTTTCTTGATCTGAAGAACTCCCTAAATGAAGTGAAAAACCTACTGAGTGATAAGAAACTGGATGAGTGGCACGAACATACTGCTTTCACCAATAGAGCAGGAAAAATCATTTCTCATGTGAGAAAAGCTGTGAACGCGGAACTTTGTACTCAGGCCTGGTGTAAGTTCCATGAGATTTTGTGCAGCTTTCCGCTCCTTCCCCAGGAGGCTTTTCAGAATGGAAGGCTGAATTCCGTTCACCTCTGTGAAGCCCCTGGGGCTTTCATAGCTAGTCTCAACCACTACTTGAAGTCCCATCGGTTCCCTTGTGAATGGAGTTGGGTAGCTAATACCCTGAATCCATACCATGAAGCGAATGACAATCTTATGATGGTTATGGATGACCGGCTTATTGCAAATACATTGCATTGGTGGTACTTTGGTCCCGATAACACTGGTGATATCATGACTCTGAAGTATCTGACTGGACTTCAGGATTTCCTGAGCGGCATGGATACCATACACCTGGTCACTGCAGATGGGAGTTTTGATTGCCAGGGAAACCCGGGTGAACAAGAAGCTTTAGTCTCTTCTTTGCATTACTGTGAAGTTGTCACTGCCCTTACCACGCTTGGAAATGGTGGCTCTTTTGTTTTGAAGATGTTTACTTTGTTTGAACATTGTTCCATAAACCTGATGTACCTGCTAAACTGTTCTTTTGACCAAGTGCATGTTTTCAAACCTGCTACTAGCAAGGCAGGAAACTCAGAGGTCTATGTGGTATGTCTCCACTATAAGGGAAGAGAGGCCATCCATCCTGTGTTATctaaaatgatgctgaattttGGGATCGAAATGACCAGGAAAGCTCTCTTTCCCCATCATGCGATTCCGGAATCTTTTCTGAAAAGGCATGAAGAATGTTGTGCATTCTTTCATAAGTATCAGCTAGAGACTATTTCTGAAAACATCCGTCTGTTTGAGTGCATGGAGAAAGAGGAACAAGCAAAGCTGAATAATTTAAGGGATTGTGCTGTACACTATTTCATGCAAAAATTTCAACTGAAACCTCTTTCCAAAAAGAATTGGTTAGTAAAAAAATCTAACATTGGTTGTAGTACAAATACAAAATGGTTTGGGCAgagaaacagatattttaaaacttacaatGAAAGGAAGATGTTGGAAACCCTTTCTTGGAAAGATAAAGTTGCCAAAGGATACTTCAATGGTTGGGCGGAAGAGCACGCTGTCTGTCAGCCCGGGCAGAGCTCTCTGTTAGAAGGGACAGCTTCCAAACTAGAGTGTCACTTATGGTATATTTTAGAAGGCAAGAAACTGCCAAAGGTAAAATGCTCGCCTTTCTGCGATGGTGAGGTTTTAAAGACTCTCAATGAAGCAATCGAAAAGTCTCTAGGAGGAGCTTGGAATTTGGATTCCAAGTGTGGGCCCACACGGCAGCCTCACTGTCCTTGTGACATTTTTTCTGCAGAACTAATACTTTCTGAGTTGTTGAGCCTCACCAAGTGCCTTCAGGACGAGCAGGTTGTGGAACCCAGCAACCAAGTGAAGTGCCTGCTCGTGGGTCTGCCGGCTCTGCAGGACGTCAAAGTGCACGTGCCAGTGGAAGTTCGACTCCTGGAGTCGGCCGAACTCCTGACTTTCAGCTGCTCCTTGCTTCATGATGGAGACCCGGCGTATCAGCGGTTATTTCTGGACTGCCTGCTGCATTCATTGCGACAGCTTCAGACAGGGGATGTTATGGTTTTGCCTGTACTTTCCTGTTTAACAAGATTCATGGCTGGTTTGGTTTTTGTACTTCACAGTTGTTTCAGATTCATCACGTTTTCTTGTCCCACCTCCTCTCAGCCCCTGAGGACCTGTGCAGTTCTGCTGTGTGTTGGTTATCAGGATCTTCCGAATCCAGTTTTCCAATATCTGCAGAATGTGAATGAATTTTTGAGCACTTTGCTTAACTCTGATTCCCCCCAGCAGGTTTTACAATTTGTGCCAATGGAGGTGCTCCTTAGGGGGGcattacttaattttttatggGATTTGAATGCTGCCATTGCCAAAAGGCATTTGCATTTAATTattcaaggagagagagaagcaatcAGCAGCCTTCAAGTATGAAATTGGACATGGCCTTCTGAGATTGAACTTCATGACCTCTTACAATTTCTCAGTTATTGCATCCATTCACTCTCTCGATTCAGTACCTTTCATTTGGGGAAAGGGCAGCTTCTTCACTTCATCGTTCAGAGTCTTGCTAATTCTGGAAAGCCATCGGCTCGTTTAGGTCTCCAGGATGTGTCCATGCACAGGCACAGTTAGGTGAGGTGATGGTGTTCACCCTTTAAACATGCGTTGTGTGTATCTGTCAGCGTGGACACACCTGTGCTGCTTACGCA contains:
- the CMTR2 gene encoding cap-specific mRNA (nucleoside-2'-O-)-methyltransferase 2, with the translated sequence MSKSRKPAVQQMPGPEAFSPDVLADIFELFTKNFTYGKPLDDEWQLPGPQEMFTSEHTEFTAFLDLKNSLNEVKNLLSDKKLDEWHEHTAFTNRAGKIISHVRKAVNAELCTQAWCKFHEILCSFPLLPQEAFQNGRLNSVHLCEAPGAFIASLNHYLKSHRFPCEWSWVANTLNPYHEANDNLMMVMDDRLIANTLHWWYFGPDNTGDIMTLKYLTGLQDFLSGMDTIHLVTADGSFDCQGNPGEQEALVSSLHYCEVVTALTTLGNGGSFVLKMFTLFEHCSINLMYLLNCSFDQVHVFKPATSKAGNSEVYVVCLHYKGREAIHPVLSKMMLNFGIEMTRKALFPHHAIPESFLKRHEECCAFFHKYQLETISENIRLFECMEKEEQAKLNNLRDCAVHYFMQKFQLKPLSKKNWLVKKSNIGCSTNTKWFGQRNRYFKTYNERKMLETLSWKDKVAKGYFNGWAEEHAVCQPGQSSLLEGTASKLECHLWYILEGKKLPKVKCSPFCDGEVLKTLNEAIEKSLGGAWNLDSKCGPTRQPHCPCDIFSAELILSELLSLTKCLQDEQVVEPSNQVKCLLVGLPALQDVKVHVPVEVRLLESAELLTFSCSLLHDGDPAYQRLFLDCLLHSLRQLQTGDVMVLPVLSCLTRFMAGLVFVLHSCFRFITFSCPTSSQPLRTCAVLLCVGYQDLPNPVFQYLQNVNEFLSTLLNSDSPQQVLQFVPMEVLLRGALLNFLWDLNAAIAKRHLHLIIQGEREAISSLQV